Proteins from a genomic interval of Papaver somniferum cultivar HN1 chromosome 4, ASM357369v1, whole genome shotgun sequence:
- the LOC113276179 gene encoding inorganic phosphate transporter 2-1, chloroplastic-like produces the protein MTPSLCFSPTRNLARGGGGKREAFLPLLHNSHLYLCRHSSSSFFSDTHIFKTEDKHGCSTLLFKAQPPKSFFLNLRPRNLKFINPSATLSSFAEAGDEGEELQETNNRSGMAKAFNISSNTAYAISICIAVAALTLPFLMKTLSLNLSLKTKVLSYVTLLFGFYMAWNIGANDVANAMGTSVGSGALTLRQAVMTAAVLEFSGALLMGTHVSSTMQKGIVVASVFQGKDSLLFIGLLSSLAASGTWLQIASYYGWPVSTTHCIVGAMVGFGLVYGGVGAVFWSSLARVVSSWVISPVIGAVASFLVYKCIRRFVYSAPNPGQAAAAAAPIAVFVGVTGTSFVAFPLSKIWLVAIAQALACGTTGAVLVSKVIHKQLGHLLEKSELSAEEPDKLDNSSNIGLLSEVAGPTGTQLKIVYGVFGYMQVLSACFMSFAHGGNDVANAIGPLAAALSILQGNASGAEIVIPIDVLAWGGFGIVAGLMMWGYRVMATIGNKITELTPTRGFAAEFAAALVVLFASSLGLPISATHTLVGAVMGVGFARGLNSVRSETVKEIVTSWAVTLPVGAALAVLYTWILSKLLANLL, from the exons ATGACTCCATCTCTTTGCTTCTCTCCCACAAGAAACTTGgcgagaggaggaggaggaaaacGTGAAGCTTTTCTTCCTTTACTTCACAACTCTCATCTCTACTTATGTAGACAtagttcttcttcattttttagTGATACTCACATCTTCAAAACAGAAGATAAGCATGGTTGCAGTACACTACTTTTCAAAGCACAACCGCCGAAGTCTTTCTTTCTAAATCTTAGACCAAGAAATCTTAAATTTATCAACCCATCGGCAACTCTATCGTCTTTTGCTGAAGCCGGAGATGAAGGAGAAGAACTGCAAGAAACAAATAATCGATCCGGAATGGCCAAGGCTTTTAATATTTCATCTAATACAGCGTATGCGATTTCAATATGCATTGCTGTTGCAGCTCTTACTCTTCCATTTTtgatgaagacgttatcgctgaACTTGAGTCTGAAGACCAAGGTGCTGTCATATGTAACACTTTTATTTGGGTTTTACATGGCTTGGAATATTGGAGCAAATGATGTTGCAAATGCTATGGGAACTTCGGTGGGGTCAGGTGCACTAACTTTGCGGCAAGCAGTAATGACGGCAGCGGTACTTGAATTCTCGGGGGCATTATTAATGGGGACTCATGTTTCAAGTACGATGCAGAAAGGTATAGTTGTTGCTAGTGTTTTTCAAGGGAAGGATTCATTGTTGTTCATTGGCTTGCTTTCTTCTCTGGCTGCCTCTGGTACTTGGTTGCAG atTGCATCATACTATGGTTGGCCGGTCTCCACCACACATTGCATTGTAGGAGCAATGGTAGGGTTTGGTCTTGTATATGGGGGGGTTGGTGCTGTCTTTTGGAGCTCACTAGCTCGTGTGGTTTCATCGTGGGTTATTTCCCCTGTAATTGGAGCAGTTGCTTCATTTCTCGTCTACAAATGCATCCGCAGG TTCGTATATAGCGCGCCAAATCCAGGACAAGCCGCCGCTGCTGCTGCACCCATTGCTGTCTTTGTAGGTGTTACAGGGACTTCCTTTGTAGCTTTTCCACTTAGCAAAATTTGGCTTGTGGCCATTGCCCAGGCCCTGGCTTGTGGAACTACAGGTGCAGTGTTAGTTAGCAAGGTTATCCACAAGCAACTTGGCCACCTCCTGGAAAAATCTGAATTATCAGCAGAAGAACCAGATAAGCTTGATAACAGTAGCAACATTGGGCTCCTCAGCGAAGTTGCAGGGCCAACTGGAACTCAACTCAAGATTGTCTATGGAGTCTTTGGATACATGCAAGTTTTATCAGCCTGCTTCATGTCCTTTGCTCATGGAGGGAATGACGTCGCGAATGCAATAGGTCCATTGGCTGCTGCATTATCTATTCTTCAAGGAAATGCCAGTGGAGCTGAGATTGTAATTCCTATTGATGTTCTTGCTTGGGGAGGATTTGGAATTGTTGCAGGGTTGATGATGTGGGGATATAGGGTCATGGCAACAATTGGAAATAAAATTACGGAGCTGACACCAACTAGGGGATTTGCTGCCGAATTTGCAGCGGCTTTAGTAGTTCTATTTGCGTCAAGTTTGGGACTTCCAATCTCGGCTACACATACTCTCGTGGGCGCAGTGATGGGTGTTGGGTTTGCAAGGGGATTGAACAGTGTGAGATCCGAGACGGTTAAAGAAATTGTCACTTCTTGGGCTGTTACCCTTCCGGTTGGTGCAGCTCTAGCTGTTTTATACACATGGATCTTGTCGAAACTTTTAGCAAATCTACTTTGA
- the LOC113276180 gene encoding L-type lectin-domain containing receptor kinase S.1-like: MLLQILVFLILLTTYSSINALDFLFNSFSISDLTLIQDAKVDSSVIRLTNDTNQFSIGRAFYPIPIPVKPNTNNNTQISSFSTSFIFSILPQITSSPGFGLAFVLSNSTSPPGAISGQYFGIFSNSTVPTVSPLLAIEFDTGRNPEFNDPDENHVGIDLNNIESAKTQTAGYYNSSNGDKFVPVNMRNGQNIRAWIEFDGTQLEINVTIAPVGVSKPSKPLLTYRDPIIANYVSDQMFIGFSASKVTWIEPQRILAWSFSDTGSIARDINVTGLPVFSPDSSSSSSISAGAIAGIVIGSFLGTSLCFLCLYWIWFRKNGKFHSGEEEDNEIEEWELEYWPHRFSYEELNESTKGFSSDGLLGFGGFGKVYKGTLQNGTEVAVKCVSHDSKQGLREFMAEISSMGRLQHKNLVHIKGWCRKGSQLMLVYDYLPNGSLNDWIFDKPKQVLNWIGRKQVMIDVAEGLHYLHYGWDQVVLHRDIKSSNILLDAEMRGRLGDFGLAKLYQHGQVPGTTRVVGTLGYLAPELAVLASPTQASDVYSFGVVILEIVCGRRPIVTWTEDELLLIDFVRELYEQGELSKCVDVRIAGEYKTDEIENVLKLGLACCHPVPKQRPTMKEVVAVLLGEGSSLVAQPGHLLSHLSRSGGSGEDV; this comes from the coding sequence ATGTTACTCCAAATCCTTGTCTTTCTCATCCTTCTCACCACCTACAGCTCCATTAATGCACTTGATTTCCTCTTCAACTCATTCAGCATATCTGATCTCACATTAATCCAGGATGCAAAAGTCGATTCTTCTGTTATTCGATTAACAAATGATACTAACCAGTTCTCAATTGGTAGAGCCTTTTATCCAATTCCAATACCCGTAAAACCAAACACTAATAACAATACCCAAAtctcatcattctctacttctttcatattctcTATTCTTCCGCAAATTACATCAAGTCCTGGTTTTGGTTTAGCTTTTGTTCTCTCAAATTCAACTTCACCACCAGGTGCAATCTCAGGTCAATACTTCggaattttctcaaattcaacaGTCCCTACAGTATCTCCATTATTGGCTATTGAATTTGATACAGGAAGAAATCCAGAATTCAATGATCCAGATGAAAATCATGTTGGTATTGATCTAAACAACATCGAATCAGCAAAAACCCAGACTGCTGGTTACTATAATTCATCAAATGGTGATAAATTTGTACCTGTGAATATGAGAAATGGACAAAATATTCGAGCTTGGATTGAATTTGATGGAACCCAGCTCGAGATTAATGTTACTATTGCTCCTGTTGGGGTTTCGAAGCCGTCGAAACCATTACTGACTTACAGAGATCCGATCATCGCTAATTATGTCTCAGATCAAATGTTTATTGGTTTTTCAGCTTCTAAAGTAACTTGGATTGAACCTCAAAGAATCCTTGCATGGAGTTTTAGCGATACCGGATCGATCGCTAGAGATATTAATGTTACGGGGTTACCGGTTTTCTCACCGGATTCATCGAGCTCTTCTTCCATTTCAGCTGGAGCAATAGCCGGAATTGTAATTGGTTCTTTTCTTGGCACATCACTCTGTTTCCTCTGTTTGTATTGGATTTGGTTTCGAAAAAATGGGAAATTTCacagtggagaagaagaagataatgagattgaggAATGGGAGTTAGAATACTGGCCACATAGATTCTCATACGAAGAGTTAAACGAATCGACAAAAGGGTTTTCGAGTGACGGATTACTTGGGTTTGGTGGATTTGGTAAAGTATATAAAGGAACTCTACAAAATGGTACTGAAGTTGCAGTGAAATGTGTGTCTCATGATTCAAAACAAGGATTAAGAGAATTCATGGCAGAGATTTCGAGTATGGGTAGATTGCAGCATAAGAATTTAGTTCATATCAAGGGTTGGTGCCGCAAAGGAAGCCAGTTGATGTTAGTGTATGATTATTTACCTAATGGAAGTTTAAACGATTGGATATTCGATAAGCCGAAACAAGTTCTGAATTGGATTGGACGAAAACAGGTTATGATCGATGTTGCCGAAGGTCTGCATTATCTGCACTATGGTTGGGATCAAGTTGTTTTGCATCGCGATATTAAGTCGAGTAATATACTACTGGACGCAGAAATGCGAGGACGATTAGGCGATTTCGGGTTGGCAAAGCTGTATCAACATGGCCAAGTTCCAGGTACTACAAGAGTAGTAGGTACATTGGGTTATTTAGCACCAGAGTTGGCAGTGTTAGCATCACCAACTCAAGCTAGTGATGTGTATAGTTTCGGTGTTGTGATTCTAGAGATTGTTTGTGGCAGAAGACCTATTGTTACTTGGACTGAAGATGAATTGTTATTGATAGATTTTGTTAGAGAATTATATGAACAAGGAGAGTTGAGTAAATGTGTTGATGTAAGGATTGCAGGAGAATATAAAACTGATGAGattgaaaatgttttgaaattAGGATTAGCTTGTTGTCATCCTGTTCCTAAACAAAGACCTACTATGAAAGAAGTTGTTGCTGTTTTATTAGGTGAAGGTTCTTCATTAGTGGCTCAACCAGGACATTTGTTGTCTCATCTTTCAAGaagtggtggtagtggtgaagATGTTTGA
- the LOC113272877 gene encoding uncharacterized protein LOC113272877 encodes MTIGQYSYKAAKGRSRMIKDLWLVANLAIVTELWKLRNKSYFDDMEVQWLGFKGRVYQVIRDNSIRMKGHMYNTLEELRILNYFKVRHRLCKTSTPIEIRWTPPNQDEIMIYCDGASFGNPGQAGSGVIFRDTSSEVLGVLCVGLGWQKNFYAEVCVIIYGAIVAKRWNMQSICIRSDSKSCIQDFQKGELPWQLVQKWKIAKSYYINVRYIHSYREVNFSVDASAKQACLLDEDIFEFYESRPGFIPSLECPGRVYYHFK; translated from the coding sequence ATGACTATAGGCCAATACTCGTATAAGGCTGCTAAGGGTCGAAGCAGAATGATAAAGGACCTGTGGTtagttgcaaatcttgcaattgtCACGGAGTTATGGAAGTTACGCAATAAgtcttattttgatgatatggAAGTTCAATGGCTTGGCTTTAAAGGGAGAGtttatcaggtaattcgtgataattcaattagaatgaagggccacatGTATAATACTTTAGAGGAGTTACGCATTCTGAATTATTTCAAGGTGCGGCATAGATTATGCAAAACGTCTACCCCAATTGAGATTAGATGGACTCCTcctaatcaagatgaaatcatgatctATTGTGATGGTGCATCTTTCGGAAACCCAGGCCAAGCTGGTTCAGGTGTTATTTTTCGTGATACAAGTTCGGAGGTGCTTGGTGTTCTTTGTGTTGGCCTTGGTTGGCAAAAAAATTTCTATGCGGAAGTATGTGTGATTATTTATGGTGCGATTGTGGCTAAGAGATGGAATATGCAGAGTATTTGCATTCGTTCTGATTCGAAAAGTTGcattcaagattttcaaaagggTGAGTTGCCTTGGCAGCTGGTGCAGAAGTGGAAAATTGCAAAGTCTTACTACATCAACGTTCGTTATATTCATAGTTATAGGGAGGTTAATTTCTCAGTTGATGCCTCGGCCAAGCAAGCCTGTTTGCTGGATgaggatatttttgagttttatgagagtaggccaggttttattccaTCTTTGGAATGCCCTGGAAGAGTTTATTATCATTTCAAATAG